TGTCCGATGGATTAGCCGAGCAATCAGCGCGGCACATGAAGCTGGTCAAGACTGGCCGCACTCATATGATGGACGCGACGCCGATCACCTTTGGCCAAGAAGTTTCGGCTTATGTGGCTCAGCTCGATTATTCAGCGAAAGCCATTCGTCATACCTTGCCCGCCGTCTATGAATTGGCGCAAGGCGGCACCGCCGTAGGAACCGGTCTAAACGCGCCGCACGGATTTTCCGAGGCGGTTGCTGCCGAACTGGCCGCCCTTTCCGGTTTACCGTTTGTCACAGCACCGAACAAGTTCGCCGCCCTCGCAGGACATGAACCTCTGACCGCATTGTCGGGCGCGCTTAAAACCTTGGCGGTGACACTCATGAAAATCGCCAACGATCTGCGTTTGCTGGGTTCTGGCCCAAGAGCCGGGCTTGCCGAGGTCAAGTTGCCAGCTAACGAGCCTGGCAGTTCGATCATGCCGGGCAAGGTCAACCCGACCCAATGTGAAGCGCTGTCTATGCTCGCCTGCCAAGTGCTGGGCAATGACGTCACGATTGGTTTCGCTGCCAGTCAGGGCCATTTACAGTTAAACGTATTCAAGCCAGTAATCATCCACAACCTCCTGCAGTCGATTCGCTTGTTAGCCGATGGCTGCAATAACTTTCAGGAACATTGCGTCTCAGGCATGGAGCCTGATGCGGCGAAGATGGCTGAACACTTAGAACGCGGTTTGATGCTGGTGACAGCCCTTAATCCGCACATTGGCTACGACAAATCAGCGCAAATCGCTAAAAAAGCCTACAGCGAGGGTTTAACCTTGCGCCAAGCGTCGTTAGCGTTAGGGTATCTGACGCAAGCAGAGTTCGATGCGTGGGTACGCCCCGAAAAAATGCTGGGAGCGGGTAATGACTGAAGTTATGCGGCGTACCCTCTGTGAGAGAGGGCACGTCTCATTTTTTTAGCTTTAAGCCTCAGCCAACCTCGCCCGTCGTGCCCGCAGGCCCGCGATCAAGGAAGGGCCTAGGGCGGTGAGTGCCGAGCCAAGCACTACCAATACTGCTCCGCTGTAACCCAATCCGTTCAGGTCTTCGGCCTGCACATAATCGGGCCATAACCAAGCCGCAGTTGCCACTGAAGCGAGGGTGACCAGAGGCGTCAGCGCCAGCGTGGCGCTGACTCGCGATGCCTCCCAATGCGCCAACGCTTCGGCAAATGCGCCATATGCCACCAACGTATTGAGGCAGCACGCTAGCAATAACCAACCCTGTAACCGGCTAAGCTGCAAGGCTTCGGACGGGTGTGCCCAAGGCGTGATTAACAGCGCACAAAACAGGTAAATGATCATCATCACTTGCAGTGAATTCCAGACGGTGAGCAACTGCTTCTGACTTAATCCATAAAACGTCCAGACAGCTGACGCCAGTAATACCGTGAGTATTCCCGCCGTGTAATCACTTAACGAGGTCAACAGTTCCTCCAAGCGCTGGTTGAAGAACAGACCAAACCCCATCAACAACACCAGCAACCCGATCCCCTGGCCAATACCGAAACGTTCCTTGAACAGAAAAATGCTGCTGATGAGCAATAAGATCGGCCCTACTTGAATAACCAACTGCGTAGTACCAGGGCTGAGCATTCTTAAACCGATCAGATAAAGCACATAGTTGCCAACCAATCCAAAAACAGACAATGCCAACAAAATCTTGCCCTTGCGGCCAAGGAGTTTGAAGCTGGGCAAACGCCTCACCGATGCTAGCCAGATGAATAACAGCGACCCTGAGACTAAAAGCCGGAACCACGTCACCGTGATGGGGTCCATCGCTTGGAGTACCTGCTTGAGTTTCACCGGCAGAACGCCCCACAGCACCGCTGTTACAAGAGCCAAAGACAAGCCATATAACCATCGGCCAGATGAAACATGCATGAGCGTGCTCTCTGTAAAGGCAAAAACGGAAAATGCAGCAGTGATCGCCATTCTAGGCGCGGATGAACGAACGACACAGTGACAGTTGAGAGGGGAGATTCCCGAAAACTGTGTTCCGTTCTCTGTGACGTGCGGCCGCTTGACGCTTTTGTGCCACTAATGGCCAGTTTCGAGTTACTGTTTTAGCCACTAGACTTATCACTAAGGTCCAGACTCAGGATATCGACCATGTTCGGAAAGCGCTTGCAAGACCCAATCCCTACCGTTCATTACCGCAGTGATCGTGTTTCGTTGGTTAATGGGAAGTACTTTTTCAGCACCCGGGAAAATACCCTGGAAGGCCCTTACTTCACTCGTATTGATGCTGAACGCGAGACGGAGGCATATATCAACCGGATGATCGAATCCAAGGCCGCCCGCCAGTCATCACTGAACGGCTGAAGCTATAGGTGGTGGCGCTGATAAGTATCTTCGCCCATTGCTGCAATTTGACCGTCGATCAACGCATCGAAGGGCCGTAAGAGCAGCGTGAATGTCTTGGGCGACTCTAGCGTATTGAGGGCCTGCGCGATGGCTTCTATGGTCGATAACGCACTTGGATCTGGCGCTTTGCGCAGCCGATAGCGCGAGGCAACGGCTTGCCCGATCGTAACCCTTGGTAGCGCTGCTAACGCAGGATTCATATGCAGTAACTTACGCGCTTTGCGCCACGTGCCATCCGGTACGACCAATAGCAGTGGATGATCATCTTTATATTCTGCGACATTCTGATAAGCGACCAATGCCTGCGCACCCTCCCCTGGAAACAGTAGCCGCGCGTGGTAACCCGGCCGATCTAACAATATCGGCAAATCATCGAATACCTCGCCTACAACCAACTCGGCATTGATGAGTCCCAACGCCGCTAGACGGGCAGTATTGAGGGCGTGGCCTACTTCGCTGGGATGCTGGAGAATCAGCACTCTAGTATGACTGTCGAGCTGCGGAATCAATGTACACAGGCAGTGAGTCTCGGGACGCAGACAACGAGCGCATTGGGTACGGGACATAGTATTTCTCAGCTCTGCTGTTGATTGAGCTGCGTTTTCAGCAGATCACGGAAAGTCTGGATCAACGGCTCACGGCTGCGGCCACGGCGCACAATCATCGAAAACGGCGCCTGATAGCCAAAGGTCGCGGGCAACAGCACCCGTAGATGACCTGAGTCGGCCCACGCTTGCGCATAGTGCTCGGGCAAATAACCAATGTATGCGCCTGACAGCACCAATATTAGCTGGGCCTCCATACTTTCCACTGTAGCTGCGCTGTGTTTGAAACCGTGTCGCGCCAGCTCCGCTTGGCTCCAGTAACCCCGACCAACCATACGCTGCTGTGCGATGACCGGCTCGGGAACACGTCGCTCGCTAAACAAGGGATGGCGGTTGCTGCAATAAAGCCAGTGTTGCTCGCGATAGAGCGGCTGATAAACCAGTCCACTCATTCGCGTAGAGAACGCGCCTATCGCCAGGTCGAGTCGATTGTCCTGGACACCGAGTTGCAACTCATACGGACTCATAACCGACAGGTGTAAATGCACGGCCGGGTGTTCTTGACTGTAGGCGCCAATAGCTTCGGCGAAGGGCAACGCTCGATCACTCACGGTGGAATCAATCACGCCCAGATTAAGCGTTCCGCGCAGCTCGCCCTTGAGGGACGCCGCGTACTGCTCGAAACCTTCAAGCTCACCCAGCAGGCGCAAGGTTTCCTGATGAAACAACTCGCCCTTGCTGGTCAAACTGAATCCGCCACGCCCTCGATGGCAAAGTATCAGACCCAAGGCCGTCTCTAGCTGGCTCATGTACGTACTAATGGCCGAAGTAGAGAGGTTAAGTTCTTGCTGGGCGCTGGAAAACCCCTGGTGACGCACCACGCTGGCGAAGATACGCAGGAGTTTCAGGTCGGGTAACGTGCTGGCCATTAAAAATCCGTAGGCGTGATCAAATGAGTACCAGACTCCTACAGAAGAGAGTGGAATCTAAGGTGAGGAGGCCAAAAAACAGACTTAGTTTAGCGTTAGTTCCGATTTCTCTGAACTAAGTATTTTGCGTCAGCGATTCTTTCCACAGGCCAGCCTTTGCACAATCAACCTACACGACAATAACGATGAGGCAATCCTGTGGAAAAGATTTTGCACCAACCACTGGGCGGGAATGAAATGCCGCGTTTCGCCGGTATCGCCACCATGATGCGTTTACCTCACTTGCAGTCGGCGGCTGGCTTGGATGCCGCTTTCATCGGCGTCCCGCTTGACATCGGTACGTCGCTGCGCCCCGGCACTCGCTTCGGGCCACGTGAAATTCGTGCCGAGTCCGTGATGATTCGCCCCTACAACATGGCTACTGGCGCTGCTCCGTTCGATTCGCTTTCCGTGGCCGATATCGGCGATGTGGCGATCAATACCTTCAATTTGCTGGACGCCGTACGCATCATCGAGGAATCCTATGACCAGATCCTCGAACACAATGTCATCCCGCTGACCCTGGGCGGCGATCACACCATCACATTGCCCATCTTGCGGGCGATGCATAAAAAGCACGGCAAAGTC
The nucleotide sequence above comes from Pseudomonas sp. AB6. Encoded proteins:
- a CDS encoding DMT family transporter, with the protein product MHVSSGRWLYGLSLALVTAVLWGVLPVKLKQVLQAMDPITVTWFRLLVSGSLLFIWLASVRRLPSFKLLGRKGKILLALSVFGLVGNYVLYLIGLRMLSPGTTQLVIQVGPILLLISSIFLFKERFGIGQGIGLLVLLMGFGLFFNQRLEELLTSLSDYTAGILTVLLASAVWTFYGLSQKQLLTVWNSLQVMMIIYLFCALLITPWAHPSEALQLSRLQGWLLLACCLNTLVAYGAFAEALAHWEASRVSATLALTPLVTLASVATAAWLWPDYVQAEDLNGLGYSGAVLVVLGSALTALGPSLIAGLRARRARLAEA
- a CDS encoding class II fumarate hydratase, with translation MSRIETDSIGQIDVPDDAYWGAQTQRSLINFAIGDQRMPLAVLHSLALIKKAAARVNDRNGSLPADIARLIEQSADEVLDGQLDEQFPLVVWQTGSGTQSNMNVNEVIAGRANELAGNGRGGKVPVHPNDHVNRSQSSNDCFPTAMHIAAAQAVNEHLLPAIVQLSDGLAEQSARHMKLVKTGRTHMMDATPITFGQEVSAYVAQLDYSAKAIRHTLPAVYELAQGGTAVGTGLNAPHGFSEAVAAELAALSGLPFVTAPNKFAALAGHEPLTALSGALKTLAVTLMKIANDLRLLGSGPRAGLAEVKLPANEPGSSIMPGKVNPTQCEALSMLACQVLGNDVTIGFAASQGHLQLNVFKPVIIHNLLQSIRLLADGCNNFQEHCVSGMEPDAAKMAEHLERGLMLVTALNPHIGYDKSAQIAKKAYSEGLTLRQASLALGYLTQAEFDAWVRPEKMLGAGND
- a CDS encoding tRNA-uridine aminocarboxypropyltransferase, which gives rise to MSRTQCARCLRPETHCLCTLIPQLDSHTRVLILQHPSEVGHALNTARLAALGLINAELVVGEVFDDLPILLDRPGYHARLLFPGEGAQALVAYQNVAEYKDDHPLLLVVPDGTWRKARKLLHMNPALAALPRVTIGQAVASRYRLRKAPDPSALSTIEAIAQALNTLESPKTFTLLLRPFDALIDGQIAAMGEDTYQRHHL
- a CDS encoding LysR family transcriptional regulator, which encodes MASTLPDLKLLRIFASVVRHQGFSSAQQELNLSTSAISTYMSQLETALGLILCHRGRGGFSLTSKGELFHQETLRLLGELEGFEQYAASLKGELRGTLNLGVIDSTVSDRALPFAEAIGAYSQEHPAVHLHLSVMSPYELQLGVQDNRLDLAIGAFSTRMSGLVYQPLYREQHWLYCSNRHPLFSERRVPEPVIAQQRMVGRGYWSQAELARHGFKHSAATVESMEAQLILVLSGAYIGYLPEHYAQAWADSGHLRVLLPATFGYQAPFSMIVRRGRSREPLIQTFRDLLKTQLNQQQS
- a CDS encoding DUF6316 family protein: MFGKRLQDPIPTVHYRSDRVSLVNGKYFFSTRENTLEGPYFTRIDAERETEAYINRMIESKAARQSSLNG